In a single window of the Armatimonadota bacterium genome:
- the hypF gene encoding carbamoyltransferase HypF, giving the protein MTRLALDVRGAVQGVGFRPFVYRLATELGLSGWVRNGPAGVRIEVEGQPESVEAFVERLIREAPPHARILEIDRTVVPAVGDGVFVIAPSERDGAPTVVVPVDLAVCPDCLRELRDPADRRYRYPFINCTRCGPRYSIITALPYDRARTTMAAFVMCARCRAEYDDPGNRRFHAEPIACPACGPHLELWDPGGAVLAEGDQALHIAARAVRDGLIVALKGLGGFQLLVDAGNEDAVRRLRTRKGREEKPFALMYPSLELAVRHAVVSPPEEALLTSAAAPIVLLGRRPEADNDLAPSVAPGRATLGIMLPYTPLHVLLMAELQTPVVATSGNLSDEPICTDNGEACARLAGVADLFLIHDRPIARPVDDSVVRVMDGEPVVLRAARGYAPLSLSIEVELSPLVAVGGHLKNSVAVARGGEIILSQHVGDLDSARSRQVHRGTLEALTTLYDLRPTKVVCDLHPDYASTQVAEASGLPRHAVQHHQAHLLAVMAEHRLRPPVFGVAWDGTGYGPDGTVWGGEFLRLTGRGCERTAHLRTFGLPGGEAAVREPRRAALGMLYELYGDGVWGRDDLAPVRACSAAERRIFSALLRGAGSRGGLNTPRTSSAGRLFDAVASLLDLRQRAGYEGQAAAAVEDAAYGCDDDGIYPFAVQTPLGAPAVLDWGPMIEEILADLRCGTPRSTIAARFHNTLARMIVLAARMVDESQVVLSGGCFQNARLVRSAAAELRRAGFAVFCPRRVPPNDGGLAVGQALAAGEGG; this is encoded by the coding sequence ATGACCCGGCTGGCGCTCGACGTCCGCGGGGCCGTGCAGGGGGTGGGCTTCCGCCCCTTTGTCTATCGGCTGGCCACCGAGTTGGGCCTGTCCGGATGGGTGCGGAACGGTCCGGCCGGCGTACGCATCGAGGTCGAGGGGCAGCCGGAGTCTGTGGAGGCGTTCGTCGAGCGTCTGATACGCGAGGCGCCGCCTCACGCGCGCATCCTGGAGATCGATCGCACCGTCGTCCCGGCGGTGGGGGACGGCGTCTTCGTCATCGCCCCGAGCGAGCGCGACGGCGCCCCGACGGTCGTAGTCCCCGTGGATCTGGCCGTCTGTCCCGACTGTCTGCGCGAACTCCGCGACCCCGCCGACCGCCGCTACCGCTACCCCTTTATCAACTGCACCCGCTGCGGGCCGCGATACTCCATCATCACGGCGTTGCCCTACGACCGCGCGCGCACCACGATGGCGGCCTTCGTGATGTGCGCCCGGTGCCGGGCGGAATATGACGATCCCGGCAACCGCCGCTTCCACGCCGAGCCCATCGCCTGCCCGGCCTGCGGTCCGCACCTCGAGCTGTGGGACCCCGGCGGAGCCGTCCTGGCCGAAGGCGACCAGGCTCTTCACATCGCCGCCCGGGCCGTGCGGGACGGCCTCATTGTCGCGCTCAAGGGGCTCGGGGGCTTCCAGCTGCTCGTGGACGCAGGCAATGAGGATGCCGTCCGGCGGTTGCGGACCCGCAAGGGACGCGAGGAGAAACCGTTCGCCCTGATGTACCCCTCGCTCGAGCTGGCCGTCCGCCACGCCGTCGTCTCGCCGCCGGAGGAGGCCCTCCTCACCTCGGCCGCGGCGCCGATCGTGCTGCTGGGTCGGCGGCCGGAGGCGGACAACGATCTTGCGCCTTCCGTGGCGCCCGGCCGGGCCACGCTGGGCATCATGCTGCCCTACACGCCGCTGCACGTGCTCCTGATGGCGGAGCTGCAGACTCCGGTGGTGGCCACCAGCGGCAACCTCTCCGACGAACCGATCTGCACCGACAACGGCGAAGCGTGCGCACGCCTGGCCGGCGTGGCCGACCTCTTCCTCATCCACGACCGGCCCATCGCCCGGCCGGTGGACGACTCCGTGGTGCGGGTGATGGACGGCGAGCCCGTCGTCCTGCGCGCCGCCCGGGGATACGCCCCCCTGTCCCTGTCCATCGAAGTCGAACTCTCCCCGCTCGTGGCCGTCGGCGGGCACCTGAAGAACTCCGTGGCCGTGGCGCGCGGCGGCGAGATCATCCTGAGCCAGCATGTGGGCGACCTGGACAGCGCCCGCTCCCGCCAGGTCCACCGTGGGACGCTCGAGGCGCTGACCACCCTCTATGACCTCCGCCCGACAAAGGTCGTGTGCGACCTGCATCCCGACTACGCCTCTACGCAGGTCGCCGAGGCCTCCGGGCTGCCCCGGCATGCGGTCCAGCATCATCAGGCGCATCTTCTGGCGGTGATGGCCGAGCACCGCCTGCGGCCGCCGGTCTTCGGCGTGGCCTGGGATGGGACGGGCTACGGGCCGGACGGAACGGTCTGGGGCGGCGAGTTTCTGCGCCTGACCGGCCGCGGATGCGAGCGGACGGCGCACCTGCGGACCTTCGGCCTCCCCGGCGGCGAGGCGGCGGTCCGGGAACCGCGGCGGGCGGCGCTCGGCATGCTCTATGAGCTATACGGAGACGGGGTGTGGGGCCGCGACGACCTGGCGCCGGTCCGCGCCTGCTCCGCCGCCGAGCGACGGATCTTCTCCGCGCTGCTGCGCGGGGCTGGATCACGGGGCGGGCTCAACACGCCGCGGACCAGCAGCGCCGGGCGGCTCTTCGACGCTGTGGCCTCGCTGCTCGACCTGCGCCAGCGCGCCGGCTACGAAGGGCAGGCGGCGGCCGCCGTGGAGGACGCCGCGTACGGGTGCGACGACGACGGGATCTACCCCTTCGCGGTGCAGACGCCCCTGGGGGCGCCGGCCGTCCTGGACTGGGGGCCGATGATTGAGGAAATTCTCGCCGACCTCCGCTGCGGAACGCCGCGGTCGACCATCGCCGCCCGGTTCCACAACACCCTGGCCCGGATGATCGTCCTGGCTGCCCGGATGGTGGACGAATCGCAAGTGGTCCTCAGCGGCGGGTGCTTTCAGAACGCCCGGCTGGTCCGCTCCGCGGCCGCGGAGCTGCGGCGTGCCGGCTTCGCGGTGTTCTGCCCGCGGCGCGTCCCGCCCAATGACGGCGGACTGGCCGTCGGGCAGGCGCTGGCCGCGGGAGAGGGGGGGTAG
- a CDS encoding Ig-like domain-containing protein: MRLFRSLAVLGLLLVAGGASAADGAEPARISLLKEVRADGSTRVVATVQDDAGAPAGGTAVTFLARTAFGWLELAEVEADAAGTASVTLNDPPRYTEVRAVAGESATLQAGLQLLSPRVRDPQRRPGLDVLRGMSPQPGFISPYPPVQILVVAVLLGGIWTTYAYLVALLMGIRRAS, encoded by the coding sequence ATGCGCCTGTTCCGTAGCCTCGCGGTCCTGGGCCTGTTGCTCGTCGCGGGCGGCGCCTCCGCCGCGGACGGGGCGGAGCCGGCCAGGATCTCACTGCTCAAGGAGGTCCGCGCCGACGGCTCGACGCGCGTCGTGGCTACCGTGCAGGACGACGCGGGAGCGCCCGCCGGCGGGACGGCGGTGACGTTCCTGGCCCGGACGGCCTTCGGATGGCTGGAGCTGGCAGAGGTGGAGGCGGACGCCGCCGGGACGGCGTCCGTCACGCTGAACGACCCGCCGCGCTACACCGAGGTGCGGGCGGTCGCCGGCGAGAGCGCGACCCTCCAGGCCGGCCTCCAGCTCCTCTCGCCCAGAGTGCGGGATCCGCAGCGACGCCCCGGACTGGATGTGCTTCGCGGGATGAGCCCGCAACCGGGGTTCATCAGTCCCTATCCCCCTGTCCAGATTCTGGTCGTTGCTGTGCTGCTCGGCGGAATCTGGACGACGTACGCCTACCTGGTCGCATTGCTCATGGGCATTCGCCGGGCGTCGTAG
- the nrfD gene encoding NrfD/PsrC family molybdoenzyme membrane anchor subunit → MIDGRRRQAFAPREQRLLDSLQATGPRYYALVGGLVAIILWGLIAYGVQLRYGLGVTGLRDNFMWGVYITNFVFFIGVSHVGALMSAILRLTGAEWRRPITRMAEAITFASLLMGALMPFVDMGRPDRILNLLLHGRLQSPILWDIMSITTYLTGSTLFLYVPMIPDIALLREHYARGPAWRRRLYTILALGWRGTPGQKHQLETIIGVLAVLIIPVAISVHTVVSWIMAMTLRAGWNSTIFGPYFVSGALFSGAAAVITAMAAFRWAYHLEDYITVRHFKRMGYLLIALGLIYAYFTFNEYWTPLYKLATHERGYLSAVVSGPYARIFWFTQIGGLLVPVLLLTLPTISWVPRLQSAPLLQPRPALAALAATLGLRVFVSSSGSPAAALGDVAALRALLPWVLTAAGIWLFVALLPFFRARPIAAAVVASLLVNVGAWLKRFVIIVPTLQYPFLPIRRAPVGWAVYRPTWVEWSITAAALAGFALIYILFSKLFPIVSIWETREERGTEASAGEVAHAPVP, encoded by the coding sequence GTGATCGACGGGCGCCGCCGTCAGGCGTTCGCACCTCGCGAGCAGCGCCTGCTCGACTCGCTGCAGGCGACCGGCCCGCGCTACTACGCGCTGGTCGGCGGGCTCGTGGCCATCATCCTCTGGGGGCTCATCGCCTACGGCGTGCAGCTGCGTTACGGGCTGGGCGTGACCGGGCTGCGCGACAATTTCATGTGGGGCGTCTACATCACCAACTTCGTCTTTTTCATCGGCGTCAGCCACGTCGGTGCGCTGATGTCCGCCATCCTGCGCCTCACCGGGGCGGAGTGGCGGCGGCCGATCACGCGGATGGCCGAGGCGATTACCTTCGCCTCGCTGCTGATGGGAGCGCTGATGCCCTTCGTGGACATGGGGCGGCCGGACCGCATCCTGAATCTCCTCCTGCACGGCCGGCTGCAGTCGCCCATCCTGTGGGACATCATGTCGATCACGACGTACCTGACCGGCAGCACGCTGTTCCTGTACGTGCCCATGATCCCGGACATCGCGCTGCTGCGGGAGCACTATGCGCGGGGGCCGGCGTGGCGGCGGCGATTGTACACGATCCTGGCCCTAGGGTGGCGCGGGACGCCCGGGCAGAAGCACCAGTTGGAAACGATCATCGGCGTGCTGGCGGTGCTGATCATCCCCGTGGCGATCTCGGTGCACACGGTGGTGTCCTGGATCATGGCGATGACGCTGCGCGCGGGATGGAACAGTACGATCTTCGGGCCGTACTTCGTCTCGGGGGCCTTGTTCAGCGGCGCAGCCGCCGTGATCACCGCGATGGCCGCCTTCCGGTGGGCGTACCATCTGGAGGACTACATTACGGTGCGCCACTTCAAGCGGATGGGCTATCTTCTTATCGCGCTGGGCCTGATCTACGCCTACTTCACCTTCAACGAGTACTGGACGCCGCTGTACAAACTGGCGACACACGAGCGCGGCTACCTGAGCGCGGTGGTCAGCGGGCCCTATGCGCGCATCTTCTGGTTTACACAGATCGGCGGACTGCTGGTCCCCGTGCTGCTCCTCACACTGCCGACGATCTCCTGGGTGCCGCGCCTGCAGAGCGCCCCCCTGCTTCAGCCCAGACCGGCGCTGGCCGCGCTGGCCGCCACCCTCGGCCTGCGCGTCTTCGTCTCGTCCTCGGGGTCGCCCGCCGCGGCCCTGGGCGACGTCGCCGCCCTGCGTGCGCTGCTGCCGTGGGTGTTGACCGCCGCTGGCATCTGGCTCTTTGTCGCGCTGCTGCCGTTTTTCCGAGCGCGCCCGATCGCGGCCGCGGTCGTGGCCTCGCTCCTGGTCAACGTCGGAGCCTGGCTGAAGCGCTTCGTCATCATCGTGCCCACCCTTCAGTATCCGTTCTTACCGATCCGGCGTGCTCCAGTGGGCTGGGCGGTCTACCGGCCGACGTGGGTGGAGTGGTCGATCACGGCGGCGGCCCTGGCGGGCTTTGCACTCATTTACATCCTGTTCAGCAAACTGTTCCCGATCGTCTCGATCTGGGAGACGCGGGAAGAGCGGGGGACTGAGGCCAGTGCCGGAGAGGTGGCGCATGCGCCTGTTCCGTAG
- a CDS encoding 4Fe-4S dicluster domain-containing protein, giving the protein MLTRRTFLRTLAAGAATLVPLGGGRFLRRLPLGRRSPVPALVAAPTVDRTLVELNGLTGGAGAAAVAYAASPPQPTGPGIPGRRWVMVIDLARCDGCRECTRACQGMHFTPAGQEWIRVYELRDNEVAAPYWFPRPCMQCDNAPCVKVCPVSAAWKREDGIVMQDTSRCIGCRFCIAACPYGARSFNWVQPPETEAQQSLPYSDEWNQRHRKGTTEKCIFCPGLVKEGRLPACVAACPMGAIYFGDQEEDAVTNSQGETVRFSELIRQNAGYRFLEELGTEPRVYYLPPRKRVYPAPPDEPQPATRGVHP; this is encoded by the coding sequence ATGCTCACCCGGCGGACCTTCCTGCGGACGCTGGCGGCGGGCGCCGCGACCCTCGTCCCGCTGGGCGGCGGCCGCTTCCTCCGCCGCCTGCCCCTTGGCCGAAGGTCGCCGGTGCCCGCGCTCGTCGCCGCGCCCACGGTGGACCGCACGCTGGTCGAGCTGAACGGTCTGACCGGCGGGGCCGGGGCGGCAGCGGTGGCCTACGCCGCATCGCCCCCGCAGCCCACGGGGCCGGGCATCCCGGGGCGGCGGTGGGTGATGGTTATCGACCTCGCCAGGTGCGACGGGTGCCGGGAGTGCACCCGTGCCTGCCAGGGGATGCACTTCACCCCCGCCGGGCAGGAGTGGATCCGCGTCTACGAGCTGCGGGACAATGAGGTCGCCGCCCCGTACTGGTTTCCCCGGCCCTGCATGCAGTGCGACAACGCGCCGTGCGTCAAGGTCTGTCCGGTCAGCGCGGCCTGGAAGCGCGAGGACGGGATCGTGATGCAGGACACCTCGCGCTGCATCGGCTGCCGCTTCTGCATCGCCGCCTGTCCGTACGGGGCACGGAGTTTCAACTGGGTCCAGCCGCCCGAGACCGAGGCGCAGCAGAGCCTCCCGTACTCCGACGAATGGAACCAACGCCACCGCAAGGGCACCACCGAGAAGTGCATCTTCTGTCCGGGGCTCGTCAAAGAGGGAAGGCTGCCGGCCTGTGTGGCGGCCTGTCCGATGGGCGCCATCTACTTCGGCGACCAGGAGGAGGATGCCGTAACCAACTCCCAGGGGGAGACGGTGCGGTTTTCCGAGCTGATCCGCCAGAACGCCGGTTATCGGTTCCTGGAAGAGCTGGGCACCGAGCCGCGCGTATACTACCTGCCGCCGCGCAAGCGGGTCTATCCGGCGCCGCCGGATGAGCCGCAGCCGGCGACCAGGGGGGTCCACCCGTGA
- a CDS encoding cupredoxin domain-containing protein, whose product MNSGGWTIFGAVLLAALLAIGGAYVVFQIYVPPVSATAPVTPEVRQVGLYLHSFEAGERKVHHWIPDVIVVNAGDTVILRVTNTDEEDSHGFGLGALNVAVPTIAPGETVTLRFVAARPGIYHYACTLAGCARDHPDQIGQFVVLPGR is encoded by the coding sequence ATGAATAGCGGCGGATGGACGATCTTCGGGGCGGTCCTGCTCGCCGCGCTGCTGGCCATCGGGGGCGCGTATGTCGTCTTCCAGATTTACGTGCCTCCGGTCTCGGCCACGGCGCCGGTCACGCCCGAGGTCCGGCAGGTCGGCCTCTACCTGCACTCCTTCGAGGCGGGCGAGCGGAAAGTCCACCACTGGATACCCGATGTGATTGTCGTCAACGCCGGCGACACCGTCATCCTGCGGGTCACCAACACCGACGAGGAGGATTCCCACGGCTTCGGTCTGGGGGCGTTGAACGTCGCCGTTCCGACCATCGCGCCGGGGGAGACCGTTACGCTGCGGTTTGTGGCCGCCCGGCCCGGCATCTACCACTATGCGTGCACTCTGGCCGGATGCGCCCGGGATCATCCCGATCAGATCGGGCAGTTCGTCGTCCTGCCCGGCCGGTGA
- a CDS encoding cupredoxin domain-containing protein, with amino-acid sequence MRWWTGLLAVTVLLATLPVGSALGAAKAQKLTITLREMSFTPARVTLQAGTKTQITLLNKGKVKHEFMVYDTPAGKMDESEMHAWAEEHSYFKGVEVEVEGGGIAVEGEEIFEVEVGPGRSAELTFTPRRTGTFEMGCMVEGHYEQGMKGVVVVK; translated from the coding sequence ATGCGGTGGTGGACGGGTCTCCTGGCGGTGACCGTGCTTCTGGCGACGCTGCCGGTGGGCAGCGCGCTGGGCGCGGCGAAGGCGCAGAAGCTGACCATCACCCTGCGCGAGATGAGCTTCACTCCCGCCAGGGTCACGCTGCAGGCCGGGACCAAGACGCAGATTACGCTCCTCAACAAGGGCAAGGTCAAGCACGAGTTCATGGTTTACGACACGCCCGCGGGCAAGATGGACGAGAGCGAGATGCACGCCTGGGCGGAGGAGCACTCGTACTTCAAGGGGGTTGAGGTCGAGGTGGAAGGTGGCGGCATTGCCGTCGAAGGGGAGGAGATCTTCGAGGTGGAGGTCGGCCCCGGCCGGTCGGCCGAGCTGACGTTCACCCCCAGGCGCACCGGCACCTTTGAGATGGGCTGCATGGTGGAAGGCCACTACGAGCAGGGCATGAAGGGCGTGGTCGTGGTGAAGTGA
- a CDS encoding response regulator transcription factor yields MRVLLVDDHALFRDGVRSLLATRGVEVVGEAGDGLQAVEAALRLRPDVVLMDIAMPRMSGLEATRLIKAQAPQIKIVMLTVSDEDRMVFEAIKSGAQGYLLKNLRAGEFFDLLSGVERGEAPITRTLAARILEEFAGQQPQAPPPEALTDREREVLQAVSRGASNREVAAALHISENTVKFHMKNILDKLHLRSRAEVIAYAARRGLLPEDPG; encoded by the coding sequence GTGCGCGTGCTGCTGGTTGACGATCACGCCCTCTTCCGCGACGGGGTGCGCAGCCTGCTGGCCACGCGGGGAGTGGAGGTCGTGGGCGAGGCCGGCGACGGCCTGCAGGCGGTGGAGGCGGCGCTGCGCCTGCGCCCGGATGTCGTGCTCATGGACATCGCCATGCCACGCATGAGCGGCCTCGAGGCAACGCGGCTGATCAAGGCCCAGGCCCCGCAAATCAAGATCGTCATGCTCACCGTTTCCGATGAAGACCGGATGGTGTTCGAAGCGATCAAGAGCGGAGCACAGGGCTACCTGCTCAAGAACCTCCGGGCCGGGGAGTTCTTCGACCTGTTGAGCGGGGTGGAGCGCGGGGAGGCGCCGATCACCCGCACCCTCGCCGCGCGGATCCTCGAGGAGTTCGCCGGACAGCAGCCGCAGGCGCCACCTCCGGAGGCGCTGACCGACCGGGAGCGCGAGGTGCTGCAGGCCGTGAGCCGGGGGGCCAGCAACCGCGAGGTGGCCGCGGCCCTGCACATTTCGGAGAACACCGTCAAGTTCCACATGAAGAACATCCTGGACAAGCTCCACCTCCGCAGCCGCGCCGAGGTCATCGCCTACGCGGCGCGCCGGGGGTTGCTGCCGGAGGATCCCGGCTGA
- a CDS encoding HAMP domain-containing protein has translation MVVAVGLRNRIMLLVALGVLVATAPLGVMGLAMVRAATDRVLAERLVMARTTAEHIDQELAQGWRSLNGLSARLSPHLARSDFRALRRELAVSYLQMPLFSGGIAYLDRGSKIRVAEPEEAVLFEPLARSPLLQQVLTSGRPQASSLIRRADGRPVVFFAVPVFDGPQWIAGALLGAIDLTTPALFTFIRGLPIGETGHAVLVGPDGIVLAGTDPDEVFSRNEHPDFFARLIAEGRPLVGASEERREPKGRSPLHLMAFAPLASAPWGLGIGQSEAETFGPLWRLRDRVLLFEVVVLAVALLFAWLDTGAVVAPLRLLQRGAERIAAGDLAQRIEVRRGDELGALGQSFETMRLRLLRSLEENARLQERLRSVAMVEERERIAREMHDSVGQVLGYVNTKVQAVHALVSQGQIPEALAHLEELELAARSVYADLREAILSLRTTTGPDRRLIPVLADYTRRFTELSGVDTRLVVEIDEVEFPPTTEVHLIRIVQEALTNVRKHAAARHAVVRLAARGGAIVVAVEDDGVGIGGKAAPPTAGFGLQTMRERAEAIGGTMTVGVRAGGGTVVEVVLPGMEEGRRARAAG, from the coding sequence GTGGTGGTCGCGGTGGGATTGCGCAACCGCATCATGCTCCTCGTGGCGCTGGGGGTGCTCGTCGCCACCGCCCCGCTGGGGGTGATGGGTCTGGCGATGGTGCGGGCCGCGACCGACCGGGTGCTGGCCGAACGCCTGGTCATGGCGCGCACCACCGCCGAACACATCGATCAGGAACTGGCCCAGGGCTGGCGGTCCCTGAACGGGTTGAGCGCGCGCCTCAGCCCGCACCTGGCGCGGTCCGACTTCCGGGCCCTCCGGCGCGAGCTGGCGGTCTCCTACCTGCAGATGCCGCTGTTCTCCGGGGGGATCGCCTACCTCGATCGAGGATCGAAGATCCGGGTCGCCGAACCGGAGGAGGCGGTCCTGTTCGAGCCTCTGGCGCGCTCCCCCCTGCTGCAGCAGGTGCTGACTTCGGGCCGGCCGCAGGCGAGCAGCCTCATCCGGCGGGCCGACGGCAGGCCTGTGGTCTTCTTCGCCGTGCCAGTCTTCGACGGTCCGCAGTGGATCGCCGGAGCATTGCTCGGGGCGATCGACCTCACCACACCGGCGCTGTTCACGTTTATCAGGGGATTGCCCATCGGGGAAACCGGCCATGCCGTCCTCGTGGGCCCGGACGGCATCGTACTTGCCGGGACCGACCCTGATGAGGTGTTCTCCCGGAACGAGCATCCCGACTTTTTTGCCCGCTTGATCGCCGAGGGCCGGCCGCTGGTGGGGGCGAGCGAGGAGCGGCGTGAGCCGAAGGGCCGCAGTCCCCTTCACCTCATGGCCTTTGCGCCCCTGGCGTCGGCGCCGTGGGGGCTTGGGATCGGACAGAGTGAGGCCGAAACCTTTGGCCCGCTCTGGCGTCTGCGCGACCGCGTCCTCCTCTTTGAGGTCGTCGTGCTCGCCGTGGCCCTGCTCTTCGCCTGGCTCGACACCGGAGCGGTGGTGGCCCCGCTGCGGCTCCTGCAGCGGGGGGCGGAGCGTATCGCCGCAGGCGATCTGGCGCAGCGCATCGAGGTGCGTCGGGGGGACGAGCTCGGCGCGCTCGGCCAGAGCTTCGAGACGATGCGCCTCCGGCTGCTCCGCTCCCTGGAGGAGAACGCCCGTCTGCAGGAGCGCCTGCGATCCGTGGCCATGGTGGAGGAACGGGAGCGTATTGCCCGGGAGATGCACGACAGCGTCGGGCAGGTGCTGGGCTACGTAAACACCAAGGTGCAGGCGGTCCATGCGCTGGTGAGCCAGGGCCAGATCCCGGAGGCCCTGGCCCACCTGGAGGAGCTGGAGCTGGCTGCGCGCTCGGTCTACGCCGACCTGCGGGAAGCCATCCTGAGCCTGCGCACCACCACGGGGCCGGATCGCCGCCTGATTCCGGTCCTGGCCGATTACACCCGGCGGTTCACCGAGCTCAGCGGCGTCGACACCCGGCTCGTCGTCGAGATCGACGAGGTCGAATTCCCGCCCACGACGGAAGTCCACCTCATTCGCATCGTCCAGGAGGCGTTGACCAACGTCCGCAAGCACGCCGCAGCGCGCCACGCGGTGGTCCGGCTGGCGGCGCGGGGCGGGGCGATTGTGGTCGCCGTGGAAGACGACGGCGTGGGGATTGGCGGGAAGGCCGCGCCCCCGACCGCAGGGTTCGGCTTGCAGACGATGCGGGAGCGGGCGGAAGCCATCGGCGGCACGATGACCGTCGGCGTCCGAGCTGGCGGAGGCACCGTCGTCGAGGTGGTGCTCCCGGGAATGGAGGAGGGCCGGCGTGCGCGTGCTGCTGGTTGA
- a CDS encoding cupredoxin domain-containing protein, translated as MSKMVAWTATMVSAAAIAVGLFALRPAERRPSGAPTIDLAMLITGQGGIGGPATSHLYDPQMLVVRRGDTVRLRVMNQSLFSHAIEFRGLNVRTKVLAGGDVDEVTFRADRAGIFEYRCYLPYDPAAGSCSPDHERMIGHLVVLDAPPR; from the coding sequence ATGAGCAAGATGGTCGCGTGGACGGCGACGATGGTGTCGGCGGCGGCGATCGCGGTCGGTCTGTTCGCGCTTCGCCCGGCGGAACGGCGCCCCTCCGGCGCCCCGACCATCGACCTGGCGATGCTCATCACCGGGCAGGGGGGCATCGGCGGCCCGGCCACCAGCCACCTCTATGATCCCCAGATGCTCGTCGTGCGCCGGGGCGACACGGTCCGCCTGCGCGTGATGAACCAGTCTCTGTTCAGCCACGCCATCGAGTTCAGGGGCCTCAACGTCCGCACGAAGGTCCTGGCCGGCGGGGACGTGGATGAGGTGACCTTCCGCGCGGACCGCGCGGGGATCTTCGAATACCGGTGCTATCTGCCCTACGACCCGGCCGCCGGGTCCTGCTCGCCGGACCATGAGCGAATGATCGGGCACCTGGTCGTCCTCGACGCGCCGCCGCGCTAG
- a CDS encoding DoxX family membrane protein, with protein MAKVESALVEVYSDPPFARTLFSTTRFAWLWAAVRIWLGWQWIEAARHKVGVEAWTGTGMALKGFWERAIQVPPPPARPPIAFDWYRTFIQYLLDTQSYTWFAKLVAYGELAVGIALIVGAFVGIAAFFGAFMNWNFMMAGTASTNPLLFTAAMLLILSWKVAGHYGLDRVLLPLLGTPWRPGKAFIGRTASAAS; from the coding sequence ATGGCGAAGGTAGAGTCGGCGCTGGTCGAGGTCTACAGCGACCCGCCCTTCGCACGGACCCTGTTCAGCACCACCCGGTTCGCCTGGCTGTGGGCGGCCGTCCGGATCTGGCTCGGCTGGCAGTGGATCGAGGCCGCCCGGCACAAGGTCGGGGTGGAGGCCTGGACGGGCACCGGCATGGCCCTGAAGGGATTCTGGGAGCGGGCGATCCAGGTGCCGCCGCCTCCGGCACGGCCGCCGATCGCCTTCGACTGGTACCGCACCTTCATCCAGTACCTGCTGGACACGCAGTCCTACACCTGGTTCGCCAAGCTGGTGGCCTACGGGGAGCTGGCCGTCGGCATCGCCCTCATCGTCGGCGCCTTCGTGGGCATCGCCGCCTTCTTCGGCGCCTTCATGAACTGGAACTTCATGATGGCGGGAACGGCCAGCACCAACCCGCTGCTCTTCACGGCCGCGATGCTGCTGATCCTGTCCTGGAAGGTCGCGGGGCACTACGGGCTCGACCGGGTGCTCCTGCCGCTCCTGGGCACGCCCTGGAGGCCGGGGAAGGCGTTCATCGGTCGCACCGCTTCCGCCGCATCCTAG
- a CDS encoding SPW repeat protein — protein sequence MVWANVVNALLGLWFVVAPFALGFQNRPGPMWASIIGGAVLFILAGWAALDKRMRLQAWVQYVNGLVGIWFIIFTYVFADVAGVAHARWTTVLGGLIALVLAAWLAFGALPKEAKA from the coding sequence ATGGTGTGGGCAAACGTGGTCAATGCCCTGCTCGGACTCTGGTTCGTCGTGGCGCCGTTCGCGCTCGGCTTCCAGAATCGCCCCGGCCCGATGTGGGCCAGTATCATCGGCGGGGCGGTGCTGTTCATCCTGGCGGGCTGGGCGGCGCTGGACAAGCGGATGCGCCTCCAGGCCTGGGTGCAGTATGTAAACGGTCTGGTAGGCATCTGGTTCATCATCTTTACCTATGTCTTCGCGGACGTCGCCGGGGTCGCCCATGCGCGCTGGACCACCGTGCTCGGTGGCCTCATCGCGCTGGTGCTCGCGGCCTGGCTGGCGTTCGGCGCCCTTCCGAAGGAGGCCAAGGCCTGA